In Pleurocapsa sp. PCC 7319, the following are encoded in one genomic region:
- a CDS encoding SulP family inorganic anion transporter: MQLVNGLHFKNVRGDLFGGITAAVVALPLALAFGVSSGAGAIAGLYGAIIVGFFAALFGGTPSQISGPTGPMTVVIATVFSGLATDSENGVAIAFTVIMLAGIFQILFGVMKLGKYITLMPYTVISGFMSGIGLIIIFIEVGPFLGHPPSANVVESISQFPYFFTHVNVAAAALGILTLAIVFGSPAKLTRFIPSPLLALIIGTLVAIYFLPDSDLPLIGEIPKGLPSLQLPTFNIAKLRSIMGYGLMLAVLGSIDSLLTSLVADNITRTSHDSDRELIGQGIGNLISGLFGGLPGAGATMRTVINVKTGGKTPISGMIHALVLLIIVLQAGSLTENIPHTVLAGILIKVGIDIIDWSFIKRAHQISVKATGLMYLVIFLTVFVDLITAVAVGVFFANLLTVKSLSDLQSTRVQAITDPDGNTDLTMAEKHILKQAQGKILLFNLSGPMSFGAAKTISQRMGIVSKFEVLILDLSDVPLIGVTASLAIENMIKDACDRDRKVFLVGATGRVKERLQKMKLLKLLPPENRYSERIFALQEAGTYIESVNMKMQDNKKPSKEKFKT; this comes from the coding sequence ATGCAACTGGTTAATGGGTTACATTTTAAGAACGTACGAGGCGATCTGTTTGGCGGGATAACTGCAGCAGTCGTTGCATTGCCTTTAGCCTTGGCTTTTGGTGTATCTTCTGGGGCAGGAGCGATCGCTGGTCTTTATGGAGCGATCATAGTTGGCTTTTTTGCTGCCTTATTTGGTGGTACCCCTTCACAAATTTCTGGTCCAACAGGTCCCATGACCGTAGTTATAGCTACGGTTTTTTCAGGTTTGGCAACTGATTCCGAAAATGGCGTTGCCATAGCATTTACCGTGATCATGTTGGCGGGAATATTTCAAATTTTGTTTGGGGTGATGAAGTTGGGTAAATACATTACCCTCATGCCCTATACAGTGATTTCAGGTTTTATGTCTGGGATTGGTCTAATTATTATTTTTATCGAAGTTGGCCCTTTTCTCGGACATCCCCCCTCAGCCAATGTAGTTGAGTCAATTAGTCAATTTCCCTATTTTTTTACTCATGTTAATGTCGCTGCTGCGGCTTTAGGCATTTTAACTTTAGCAATTGTTTTTGGCTCTCCTGCTAAATTAACACGGTTTATTCCTTCTCCTCTACTAGCATTGATTATTGGCACTTTGGTAGCAATATATTTTTTACCTGATAGCGATCTGCCCTTAATAGGTGAAATACCCAAAGGACTGCCTAGTTTACAATTGCCAACATTTAATATTGCTAAACTTAGATCCATCATGGGTTATGGCTTGATGTTGGCAGTTTTGGGGTCAATTGACTCTTTACTTACTTCTTTGGTAGCCGATAATATTACCCGTACGAGCCATGATTCTGACAGAGAACTAATTGGTCAGGGCATTGGTAATTTAATTTCCGGTTTGTTTGGGGGGCTTCCAGGGGCAGGAGCAACCATGAGAACCGTAATTAATGTCAAAACTGGTGGCAAAACTCCTATTTCGGGAATGATTCATGCCCTAGTTTTACTAATCATTGTGCTGCAAGCAGGAAGTCTCACTGAAAATATTCCCCATACAGTTTTAGCCGGAATTTTAATCAAAGTTGGCATTGATATCATTGATTGGAGTTTTATTAAAAGAGCTCACCAAATCTCGGTCAAAGCAACAGGTTTAATGTATCTGGTGATTTTTCTCACGGTTTTTGTCGATCTGATTACGGCAGTAGCTGTGGGAGTATTCTTTGCTAACTTACTGACAGTTAAAAGTTTAAGCGATCTTCAAAGCACTCGAGTACAGGCGATTACCGATCCTGATGGAAATACAGATTTAACCATGGCTGAGAAACATATTCTCAAACAAGCCCAAGGAAAAATCCTTTTGTTTAATCTTAGTGGTCCAATGAGTTTTGGTGCTGCTAAAACCATTTCTCAGAGAATGGGTATCGTCAGTAAATTTGAGGTCTTAATCTTAGACTTAAGTGACGTACCTTTAATTGGGGTAACTGCTTCTCTAGCAATTGAAAACATGATTAAGGATGCTTGCGATCGCGATCGCAAAGTATTTCTAGTTGGTGCAACAGGCAGGGTGAAAGAAAGGTTACAAAAAATGAAATTATTAAAGCTACTACCACCCGAAAATCGCTATAGTGAGCGAATTTTTGCTCTACAAGAAGCTGGAACTTATATTGAATCGGTGAACATGAAGATGCAAGATAACAAGAAACCAAGTAAAGAAAAATTCAAGACTTAA
- the tnpA gene encoding IS200/IS605 family transposase, protein MKKDFVSRGRSVSDLKAHLVLTTKYRRKVLTAPMIDRLHEIWESLLDKFDGKIVEFNAESDHAHLLFQYHPEIQLSKLVNSLKSISSRKLRQEFLPELEKTYYKKKVVWNSSYFLASCGGVTISTLRKYIENQDSPIASLLLAIHPTLIAVVIEMWGFSPTS, encoded by the coding sequence ATGAAGAAAGATTTTGTATCAAGAGGGCGTTCTGTATCTGATTTAAAAGCTCATTTAGTTTTAACAACCAAATACAGACGTAAAGTTTTGACTGCGCCAATGATAGATAGGCTTCATGAAATCTGGGAATCTTTGTTGGATAAATTTGACGGCAAAATCGTTGAGTTCAACGCAGAGAGTGACCACGCACACTTGCTTTTTCAATACCACCCAGAAATACAATTAAGCAAACTGGTTAATAGCCTTAAAAGTATTTCTAGTCGTAAGCTGAGGCAAGAATTTTTACCAGAACTAGAGAAAACATACTATAAAAAGAAAGTGGTTTGGAATAGTAGCTACTTTCTCGCGTCATGTGGTGGAGTTACTATTTCAACACTGAGAAAATATATAGAAAATCAAGATTCTCCTATAGCTAGTCTATTACTGGCGATTCATCCCACACTCATTGCTGTCGTAATAGAGATGTGGGGCTTCTCGCCAACTAGCTAA